From one Actinopolyspora saharensis genomic stretch:
- the paaE gene encoding 1,2-phenylacetyl-CoA epoxidase subunit PaaE: MSTPTVSSQRTRSGNAFHALRVADVEKLCDDAVAVTFDVPTELAELFDFRPGQTLTLRRWTAEGEHRRSYSICARRGERLRIGVRLVPGGLFSGWLTGEVDVGDEIEVQPPSGRFTPEPDTSGRHVLIAAGSGITPVLSIASSLLAETDSTVAVVYGNRRSDTVMFIDELADLKDRYPARFELVHVLSREPRGSELVTGRLDEDKLRGLLGTLIPLDGSERWWLCGPHGMVEAAGRVLDDRGVPPDRVRRELFYVDELPPEPVRHEETTGDGSAGTGRVTLDGRTTEIALNRGTPLLDAAQRVRSDLPFACKGGVCGTCRARMIEGQVRMRRNFALEQSELDDGFVLTCQALPVSEEVAVDYDV, from the coding sequence GTGTCGACGCCGACGGTTTCGAGTCAGAGGACGCGGAGCGGCAACGCCTTCCACGCGCTGCGCGTGGCCGACGTCGAGAAGCTGTGCGACGACGCCGTCGCCGTCACCTTCGACGTGCCGACCGAGCTGGCCGAGCTGTTCGACTTCCGGCCGGGGCAGACGCTGACCCTGCGGCGGTGGACGGCCGAGGGCGAGCACCGCCGCAGCTACTCGATCTGCGCTCGGCGCGGCGAACGCCTCCGCATCGGTGTCCGCCTGGTCCCGGGCGGCCTGTTCTCCGGCTGGCTGACCGGCGAGGTCGACGTGGGCGACGAGATCGAGGTGCAACCCCCCTCCGGGCGGTTCACCCCGGAACCGGACACCTCGGGAAGGCACGTGCTGATCGCGGCCGGATCCGGGATCACCCCGGTGCTGTCCATCGCCTCCTCGCTGCTGGCCGAAACGGACTCCACGGTCGCCGTGGTCTACGGCAACAGGCGCAGCGACACGGTGATGTTCATCGACGAACTGGCCGACCTCAAGGACCGGTACCCGGCCCGGTTCGAGCTGGTGCACGTGCTCTCCCGGGAGCCGCGCGGGTCGGAGCTGGTCACCGGCAGGTTGGACGAGGACAAGCTGCGGGGGCTGCTCGGCACGCTGATCCCGCTGGACGGTTCGGAGCGCTGGTGGCTGTGCGGGCCGCACGGAATGGTCGAAGCGGCCGGGCGCGTGCTCGACGACCGGGGAGTTCCCCCGGACAGGGTGCGCCGCGAGCTGTTCTACGTGGACGAACTCCCTCCCGAGCCCGTGCGGCACGAGGAGACGACCGGCGACGGTTCCGCCGGCACGGGCAGGGTCACCCTGGACGGGCGTACCACCGAGATCGCGCTGAACCGGGGAACTCCGCTGCTCGACGCGGCGCAGCGGGTGCGTTCCGATCTCCCGTTCGCCTGCAAGGGCGGGGTCTGCGGCACCTGCAGGGCCAGAATGATCGAGGGGCAGGTGCGCATGCGGCGCAACTTCGCCCTGGAGCAGTCCGAACTGGACGACGGCTTCGTGCTGACCTGCCAGGCGCTTCCCGTGTCGGAGGAAGTGGCGGTGGACTACGACGTCTGA